A window of Microbacterium hominis genomic DNA:
GCGTCGGGGTCGAGCGAGATCGAGAAGTCGAACGAGCCGGCGATGTCGAGCACTGATGCCGCATCGGAGGTGTCGACGCCGTGCTCGAGCGCGTGCCACGCGAGCGCGCGGTAGGCGGCACCGGTGTCGAGGTAGCCGAAGCCGAGGCGGCGCGCCGCCTGCTTGGACACGCTCGACTTGCCGCTGCCGGCGGGGCCGTCGATCGCGACGACGATCGTCTCGCCGTTCGCGACCGGCGACGCGGTCGGGTGGTCAGTCATTGGTGGTGCTCGCAATCTTCCATCCGCGGGCGTGAAGCCCGTCGACGGCCCGGCGGACAGCGCTGGGTACCACGCTGATCTCGGCCAGGCCGAACTGCGCGCCCGGAGAGTGCTCCAGGCGCAGGTCTTCCACATTCACGTCGAGGTCGCCGAGCTCGCCGAACAGGCGGCCCAGCTGCCCCGGGGTGTCGTCGACCATGACGACGATCGTCTCGAAGCGGCGGTTCTGGCCGTGCTTGCCCGGAAGGCGCTCGACGCCCTCGTTGCCGCGGCGGATCGTGTCGGCGACCGACCGGCGCGACCCCGGCGCCTCCGGCGCGCGCAGGGCGTCGGCCACCACGGCCAGGTCTCCGGCCAGCTGATCGAGCACGTCGACCACGGGGGCCGCGTTCGCGCCGAGGATCTGCACCCACAGCTCGGGCGCGGATGCCGCGATGCGGGTCGTGTCGCGCACGCCCTGACCGGCCAGGCCCAGCGAGCCCTCCGGCGCGTCGACGAAGCGGCCGGCGAGCAGGCTCGCGACCAGCTGCGGCACGTGCGAGGTGAGCGCGACCGCGCGGTCGTGGTCTTCGGGGTCATCTCCACGGGCATCGCACCGAGATCGAGGGCGAGGCCCTCCACCAGCGCGAGGTCGGACGGCGCCGTCTCCTCGTCGCGGCAGACCACCCACGGGCGGCCGATGAAGATGTCGGCGCGGGCGGCGATCGCCCCGCCGCGCTCCCGACCGGCCAGCGGGTGCGAGCCGATGTAGCGGGAGATGTCCACACCCCGGGCGCGCAGAGTCTGCAGCGGCTCGAGCTTGACGCTCGCGACGTCGGTGACGACCGCGTCGGGGAATCGGGCGAGCTCACGCTCGATCACCGCCGCGGTCACGTCGGGCGGCACCGCCACCACGATGAGCGCGGGCGCGTCGTCGTCACGGGCCGCGCGGCCGGCGCCGTAATCGACGGCCAGGCGCAGCTGGGCGGGTGACGTGTCGTCGAGGGCGACGTCGATGCCGAGGTTCGACAGGGCGTGGCCGATGCTCGAGCCGAGCAGGCCCGCACCGACGACGCGCACCGTGCCGGACACGCGCGCAGCCACGCGGGCGCGCGCGGGCGCGGCGATCGAGTCGGTCACTGTGTCTCCTGGTCCCCCGAGGGCGAGTCAGAATCCGCCCCCTGGCGCGCGAGAGTCATCAGCGCACCGCGTTCCACTGTAGTCAATTCGCGGGTGCGTCCGACTGGGAGAGTTCCCAGGTGCAGCGGGCCGAACTGCCGCCGCACGAGGTCGATGACCGGATGCCCGACCTCGGCCATCATGCGCCGGACGATGCGGTTGCGTCCGGAGTGCAGCGTCAGCTCGACGAGTGACGAGCCCTGCACGGAGGCACCCTGCGCCGAGGCATCCAGCAGCCGCGCCTTGTCGGCCGCGATCGGGCCGTCCTCCAGGTCGAGCCCGCGTGTGAGACGGGCGATCGTCTGCGGGGTGACGCGCCCCTCCACCTTCGCGATGTAGACCTTGGTCACCCCGAACGACGGGTGGGCGAGCACGTGGGCGAGCTCGCCGTCGTTGGTGAGCACGAGCAGTCCGCTCGTCTCGGCATCCAGGCGCCCGACGTTGTACAGGCGCTCCTCGTAGTCCTTCGTGAAGCGGCGCAGATCGGGTCGGCCCCGTTCGTCCTTCATCGTGCTCACGATGCCGGTCGGCTTGTTGAGCATGACGTAGCGCTTGGACTGGTCGAGCTGCACCGCGGTGCCGTCGACATCGACGAGGTCGTTGTCGGGATCGATGCGGGAGCCGAGCTCCGTCACGATCACGCCGTTGACCCGCACCCGTCCCTCGACGATCATCTGCTCGGCCACCCGGCGCGAGGCGACGCCCGCATGCGCGAGCACCTTCTGCAGCCGCTGACCCTCGTTCTGCGCGTCGCTCATCGGCGCACCTCCTCGTCGAATCCGGAAGCCCCGTCGTCGAGCAGCGGGGAGATGTGTGGCAGCTCGTCGAGCGAGTTGATGCCCAGCTGCACCAGCAGAGCGTCGGTCGTGCCGTAGTTGATCGCGCCCGTCTCACTGTCGGCGAACAGCTCGGTGATCAGGCCGCGCGCCAGGAGCGTGCGCACCACGGAGTCGACATTGACCGCACGGATGGATGCCACCTGGCTGCGTGTCACCGGCTGTTTGTAGGCGATCACCGCGAGGGTCTCGAGCGCCGCCTGCGAGAGGCGCGACGGCGCCTGGGCGTTCACGAACTCGCTGATGAGGGCGTCGTGCTCCTCGCGCACGTACAGGCGCCACCCGCCGCCCACTTCGCGCAGCTCGAACCCGCGGCGCGGACCGCCGGTGAGCCCGTCGTAGTCGGCGACCAGCCCCTCGATCGCCTGGCGCACGGCGGGCACCGGCGCGGCGACCGCCGTGGCGAGCGCCACGAGGCTCTGCGGCTCGTCGACGATCAACAGGATCGCCTCGAGACGCCGGGCGACGTCGGTCACCACCGGCGGCTGCGGGGTGTCGGAGGTCTCCGGCGCCTCCCCCGGTGCGGCGAGTCGGTCGTCAGCGGTCATAGTCGGCTCCCAACGTGGCGAGGTTCTCATCCGACCACCGTTCGGCGGTCCAGCGCAGCGTGAGCTCACCGAGCGGCTCGATCTGCTCGAACGACAGCGCGGCATGGCGGTAGAGCTCGAGCACCGCGAGGAAGCGCGCGACCACGACCCCCGTCTGCGCGACGCCCGCCACGATCTCGCGGAAGTTCATCGCCCCGCGATCGCGCAGCAGGGTGACGACCACGGCGGCCTGCTCGCGGATGCTCACCAACGGCGCGTGCAGGTGGTCGAGACCGACGTGCGGGATCTCCTTGGGCGTCATCGCCACGACGGCGAGCGCCGCGAAGTCGTCGGCGCTGAGGGTCCACACGAGCTCCGGCACCGCGCGGCGGTACTTCTCGTCGAGCCGCACCGCGCGCACATGGCGGCGCTCCTCGCGCTGGAGGCAGCGGGCGAACCACGCCGAGACCTCCTTGAACGCCCGGTACTGCAGCAGGCGCGCGAAGAGCAGATCGCGAGCCTCGAGCAGGGCGACGGACTCGGCATCCACCAGCTCCCCCTGCGGGAGCAGGCCCGCCACCTTCATGTCGAGGAGAGTCGCGGCGACGACGAGGAACTCGGATGCCTCATCGAGCTCCTCCGCCGACTCGGCCATGCGCAGATAGGCGATGAACTCGTCGGTCACCTTCGACAGCGACACCTCGGTGATGTCGAGTTCGTGCGAGGTGATGAGGGTCAGGAGCAGATCGAACGGGCCGTCGAAGTTCGACAGCGAGACCCGGAAGCGCCCTTCGGGCTCAGTCGGGGATCCCCCGTCCGGCGACGCGATGTCGGCCTCAGGCGACGGCACCACGGGCGACCAGCTCCCGCGCGAGCCGCAGGTAGGCCTGGGCGGCCGCGTGCTCGGGGGCGAACTCGGTGATCGGCATGCCCGACACCGACGCGTCGGGGAACTTCACCGTGCGCCCGATGACGGTCTCGAGCACGTCGTCGCCGAACGCCTCGACCACGCGCTCGAGCACCTCGCGGGAGTGCAGCGTGCGCGGGTCGTACATCGTCGCAAGAACACCGTCGAGCCGGATCGTGGGGTTCAGGCGGTCGCGCACCTTGTCGATGGTCTCGATGAGCATCGCCACTCCGCGCAGCGCGAAGAACTCGCACTCCAGCGGGATGATCACGCCGTGGCTCGCGGTGAGCGCGTTCACGGTGAGCAGGCCCAGCGACGGCTGGCAGTCGATGAGGATGACGTCGTAGTCGCCCTTGACCTTCAGCAGGGCGCGGGAGAGCGTCTGCTCCCGGGCCACCTCGTTGACGAGATGCACCTCGGCGGCCGACAGGTCGATGTTCGCGGGGATCACGTCGAGGTTCTCGACGGACGCCTTGACGATCACATCGCGCGGGTCGCGCTTGCCGTCGAGGAGGATGTCGTAGATCGTCGGGATGTCATGCGTCTGGATGCCGAGCCCGGCCGAGAGCGCACCCTGAGGGTCGAAATCCACGGCGAGCACCTTGCGGCCGTAGCCGGCCAGCGCCGCGGCGAGATTGATGGTGCTGGTCGTCTTGCCGACGCCGCCCTTCTGGTTGCACATCGCGATGATGCGCGCAGGTCCCGTGCCCTCGAGCTTGGGAGGGGTGGCGAAGCCCTGGTACGGACGACCGGTGGGGCCGATCAGGGTGTCCTCGTCTGAGGCCTTCGTCGCGCCCCGCTTGCTGCCCGCCACCGACTCTCCTGCCTTCGCCATGTCGTCCACGATTCTAGTCATGGCGGGGGCCTCTCCCCGGGAGCCGCCCCGGGTCGGCGGCCTCAGAACAGCGACCCGAGCACGTCCAGGCGCACCTGGGCGGCGATCGCGATGATCGCGTAGTTCACGACCGTGATGAGCGGCGCCCACGTGAGGATGGTCGCGCCGAGGGCGCGCGGCCGCCCCCACACGCCGTCGCGCAGCATCCACCCGAGGGAGAACCAGAACAGCGGGATCGTCGCCAGCCACACGACCATGCACCAGGGGCACAGGGAGCCGAACTCGAACACGCTGCGGTACGCGAACATGTGCACGAGCAGGAATCCGCCGAGCAGGAACAGTCCGAAGACGCGCCAGTACCAGAGACGCAGCCCCGCCGGGGCCGCCAGCGCGCTGATGCCGGCGTAGATCGGACCGAGGAACATCGTGATGCCGATGATCGCGTTCGTGAACCCGAGCAGGTTGCCCGCCGGGGAGAGCAGGTTCGGTCCGCAGGTGACGACGACGCTGAACGTGCAGGTGATGAGGGGCGCCTCGTCGGTGAGTTGGCCGATGTACTCGAGATAGAGCAGGAACGAGACGATCCAGGCCAGTGCCGCCGCGACGATCCAGAAGATCGCGAGGCCGGTCGGGGGCCGCAGCGTCGGCACCGCCGCATTCTGCTCCGTGGTCATACCACAGAGCGTACTCCTACCGTGCCCGCGGATGCGAGGTCGCGTAGACATCGCGCAGGGCATCGACGCTCACGTGCGTGTAGATCTGGGTGGTGGCCACCGAGGCGTGACCGAGCAGCTCCTGCACCACCCGCACGTCGGCGCCGCCCTGCAGCAGGTGCGTCGCGAACGAGTGCCGCAGGGTGTGCGGCGAGACATGGGCCTTCAGCTGCGCGCGCTCGGCGGCGCCCTGGATCACGAGCCACGCACTCTGCCGCGACAGCGGCGCGCCCCGTGCGCCCAGGAACAGCTTCGGGCCGGCCTTACCGCGGCGGGCCAGCTCCGGCCGCGCGCGCGTGAGGTACGCGTCGACCGCCGCCCGCGCGTACGACCCGACCGGCACGATGCGCTCCTTCGATCCCTTGCCGCGCAGCCGCAGCACCTCGCCGTGGGAGACGTCGTCGACGTCGAGCTGCACCGCCTCGGACACGCGGGCGCCCGTCGCGTACAGCAGCTCCAGCAGGGCCCGGTCGCGCAGGCCGATCAGGTCGCCCTCGTGCCCGGCCGCCTCGAGGAGTCGCTCGACCTGGTCGATCGTGAGCGCCTTCGGCAGGCGCTGCGGCTGTGTGGGGGGCCGCAGCCGCGACGACGGGTCGTCGGGCTCGATGCCCTCGCGCACGAGGAACCGGTGCAGCCCGCGCACCGACGACTGGAGCCGCGCGAGAGTGGATGCCGCCACCGGCGGCTCCGCCCGCGCGCGCTCCGCGGCGTAGGCGGCGACCACCGCCGGCGTCACCTCCGACGTCTGGCCGATGCCCTGCGCGCCGAGCCACTCGAGGTACGACGCGAGGTCCCGCCGATAGGCCGCGACCGTGTGGTCGGACAGGCCGCGCTCGATCGACACGTGCCGCAGGTAGGCGTCGAGCGCGTCGTCGAGCTGCACGTCAGCTGCCCGCGAGTCGCTCCGGCTCGACCGCGGCGCCGCCGGCGAGGCGCTGCGCCGCCGCGAGCACGCCCACCGCGAGGATGCCGTTGCGCAGGCGCCCCTCGAGCACCCCCGCCACGGCGTCGGCCAGCGGCACCCACTCGAGGCGGATGTCGGCCTCCTCCTGCTCACGCGCGTGCGTGTCGGGGGCCGCCGACAGGTCGCGGGCCAGGAACAGGTGCACGATCTCGTCGTTGCCGCCCGGGGTCGTGAAGATGCTCACGAGCGGCTCGATCGAGGCCGCGACGAGGTCCGCCTCCTCGGCGAGTTCGCGCGCCGCCGTCTCGATCGGCGGCTCCCCCGCCACATCGAGCAGTCCCGCCGGCACCTCCCAGTCGCGATGGCGGATCGGGTGCCGATACTGCTGGATGAGCAGCACGCGGTCCTGCTCGTCGATCGCGATCACGGCCGCGGCGCCGGGGTGATCGACGTACTGGCGGACGATCTGCTCATCGCCGTAGCGGATCGTGTCGCTGCGCACATCCCACACGCGCCCCTCGTAGACGAGCTCGCTGTCGACCACCTCGGCCTCGACGGGCTCGTCCCGCAGTCCGGACGCCGCGCGCGGCATCCGCTCAGTCATTCTCGACGTCGAACAGCTCGCTCGAACGGTGACGCTCGACCGCGGCGCCGACGAGACCGCGGAACAGCGGGTTCGCCGAGGTCGGCCGCGAGCGCAGCTCGGGGTGGGCCTGGGTCGCGATGTAGTACGGGTGCACGTCGCGCGGCAGCTCGATGTACTCGACGAGGTCGAGGTCGGGGTTCAGACCCGAGAACCAGAGCCCGGCGTCGGCGATCTGGTCGCGGTAGCGGTTGTTCACCTCGTACCGGTGGCGGTGGCGCTCCGACGCGGTCGTGGCGCCGTAGACCTCGGCCGCGATCGACCCTTCGGCCAGTGCCGCCGGGTAGAGGCCCAGGCGCATCGTGCCGCCCATGTCGCCCGCCTCGAGGATGTCGATCTGCTCCTCCATCGTGGCGATCACCGGGTGGGTGGTGTCGGGGTCGAACTCGCTCGACGAGGCGCCCTCGATGCCGGCGACGTGGCGGGCGTACTCGATCACCATGCACTGGAGGCCGAGACAGATGCCGAGGGTCGGGATTCCCTGCTCGCGCGCGAACTTCAGCGCGCCGATCTTGCCCTCGATGCCGCGGATGCCGAACCCGCCCGGCACGACGATGCCGTCGATGCCGCCGAGCGCCTTGGCCGCGCCCTCGGGCGTCTCGCACTGATCGGACGCGATCCAGGTGACATTGACCTTCGTCTCCTGCGCGAACCCGCCGGCCTTGAGCGCCTCGGTGACCGAGAGGTAGGCGTCGGGAAGATCGATGTACTTGCCGACCAGGCCGATCGTGACCTCGTGCTTGGGGTTGTGCACGGCCTGGAGCACCTTGCTCCAGCGCGTCCAGTCGACCTCGTTCGCCTTGTCGAGTCCGAGCGCGCGCACGATGTACTCGTCGAGGCCCTGGCCGTTGAGCATGGTGGGGATGTCGTAGATGCTCGGCACGTCGACGGCGTTGACCACGGCATCCTCGTCGACGTCGCACATGAGCGCGATCTTGCGCTTGTTCGCGTCGGTGACCGGCCGGTCGCTGCGCAGCACGAGCGCGTCGGGCTGGATGCCGATGGAGCGCAGCGCCGCCACCGAGTGCTGCGTGGGCTTGGTCTTCTGCTCGCCCGATGCGCCCATGAACGGCACCAGCGAGACGTGCACGAAGAACACGTTGCCGCGACCCAGCTCGTGCCGGATCTGACGTGCCGACTCGATGAACGGCTGCGACTCGATGTCGCCGACCGTTCCGCCGATCTCGGTGATGATCACGTCGGGCTTGGGCGACTCGTCGGCCTGCAGACGCATGCGCCGCTTGATCTCGTCGGTGATGTGCGGGATCACCTGCACGGTGTCGCCGAGGTATTCGCCACGGCGCTCCTTGGCGATGACCTGCGAGTAGATCTGACCGGTCGTCACGTTCGCGGCCTGGCTCAGCTCGATGTCGAGGAAGCGCTCGTAGTGGCCGATATCGAGATCGGTCTCGGCACCGTCGTCGGTGACGAACACCTCGCCGTGCTGGAACGGGTTCATCGTGCCCGGGTCGACGTTCAGGTACGGGTCGAGCTTCTGCATGACCACGCGAAGCCCTCGCGCCGTGAGGAGGTTGCCCAGGCTCGCCGCCGTGAGTCCCTTCCCCAACGAGGAAACGACACCTCCGGTCACGAAGATGTGCCGGGTGGTGTCGTTCGAATGGGCCGCTGCTGAAGTCTGCATCACGGGCTTTTATCCTATCAGTCGACGTGTGCGGGAATGCTGAGCAACTCACGTGCGTGTGTCAGGGCGGCATCCGAATCGGGCATACCCGACAGCAGCCTCGCCATCTCGGCCTCGCGATCGGCGCCCTCGAGGCGTCGGACATCGGATGCCGTCACGGAGCCGTCACTGGCCTTCACGACGCTCAGGTGATTGGTGGCGAACGCGGCCACCTGCGCGAGATGGGTGACCGCGATCACCTGCGCCGACTCGGCGAGGCGCGCCAGGCGCCGCCCCACCTCGATCGCCGCGGCGCCGCCGATGCCGGCATCCACCTCGTCGAACACGAACGTCGGAACGGCATCGACGCCCGCGATCACGACCTCGATCGCGAGCATGACCCGGCTGAGCTCGCCGCCCGACGCGCCCTTCGACACCGGTCTCGGCGACGAGCCGGGGTGCGGCGCGAGCAGGATCGTGACCTCGTCGCGCCCCGCCGGGGTGGGCGTGGCGGGGGTCACGGCGACCTCGATGCGCGCGTCGGGGAGCGCAAGGGCCCGCAGCTCCTCGGTCACGAGCGCACCGAGCCGCTGCGCGGCGTCGGTGCGGGCCGCGGTGAGGGCGGCCGCCGCATCATCGAGGGCGGCGGTGGCCGCCTCGCGTTCGCGCGTGAGCCGCTCGATGCGGTCGCCGTCGTCTTCGAGCTCCATGAGGCGAGCCGACCCGCTCGCGAGCAGGTCGAGCGCGGTATCCAGCGACCCGTGGGCGCGCACCAGCGACGCCAGCACAGCACGGCGCTCCTCGACGGCGGCGAGCTCGTGCGGCCCCGCCTCGTCGAGGTCGGCGAGGTAGCCGGCGACCCCGGCCGCGAGGTCCGCGATACGGTAGCCCACCTCGGCAGCCTGTGCGGCGAACTCGGCGAGGGCAGGGTCGCGGTCGGCCGCGCGGTCGAGCGCGCGCCGGGCATCGGCGATGAGCGTGGAGGCGTCGGGCGCCTCGGGCACATCGGCGTCGCCGGAGAGCGCCCCGTGCGCGGTCGCCGCCGCCAGCCGCAGCTCTTCGACGTGGGAGAGGCGCTCAGCCCGCAGCGCGAGCTCGCCGTCTTCGCCGGCGACCGGCGCCGCCTGCTCGACCTCGGCGATGGCCACCCGCAGGTCGGCCGCCTCGCGGGCGCGGGCGTCGAGGTCGGTCTGCAGCTCGCCGAGTTCGCGGTCGAGCGCCCGCCATGCCTCGAAGGCCGTCCGGTACCGCGCGAGCGCCACGGCCACGGCGTCGCCGCCGAAGCGGTCGAGCGCGTCGCGCTGCGCCGCCGCCGACTTCAGCCGGAGCTGATCGGATTGCCCGTGCACCACCACCAGCTCGTCGGCGAGGTCGGCGAGCACCCCGGCGGGTGCCTGGCGGCCGCCGACCGACGCGCGGCTGCGGCCCTCGCCGGAGATCGTGCGACCGACGAGGAGCTCGGCGCGCCCCGCCCCGAGGGGCTCGAGGTCGCCGCCGGCTTCGCGCACGCGGTCGGCGACCGGACCGGTGTCGGGAACGATCCAGACCCCGTCGACGCTGGCCTGCGGCGCCCCGGCGCGCACGGCGCCGACATCGGCCCGCTGGCCCAGCAGCAGACCGAGGCCGGTCACGACCATGGTCTTGCCGGCACCGGTCTCGCCGGTGATGGCGGTGAAGCCGGGACCGATCGGCAGCGTCGCCTCGGCGATCACGCCGAGGTCGCGCAGGCGCATCTCCTCGATCACGCGACACCCCCGTTGGTGGAGCTGGGGCCGCGCCACCCTTCGACGGGAAGCCGGAACTTGCGGACCAGGCGATCGGTGAATGCGGCCGGATGCAGGCGCGCGAGGCGCACCGGACGCGTGGAGCGGCGCACCGAGACCCGGGCGCCGGCCGGCAGGTCGTGCGAGCGACGGCCGTCGCACCACAGGATGCCGGTGCCGTTGGTGCGCTCGAGCAGCTCGATCGCGACCGCGTGGTCGGGGCCGACGACGAGCGGCTTGGCGAACAGCGCGTGGGCCGACAGCGGCACGACCGCGATCGCCTCGACCGTCGGCCAGATCACCGGGCCGCCGGCGGAGAAGTTGTAGGCGGTCGACCCTGTCGGGGTCGAGACCACCACGCCGTCGCATCCGAACGTCGAAAGGGGGCGGCCGTCGACCTCGATGACCACCTCGAGCATGCGCTCCCGGCTCGCTTTCTCGACGGTCGCCTCGTTGAGGGCCCACGTCTCGTAGACGGCCTGGTCGTCGGCATCCTTCACCCGCACGTGCAACGCCATGCGATCTTCGACCGAGTAGTCGCGCGCGATGACGCGGTGCACCGCGTCGTCCATGTCGTCACGCTCGATCTCGGCGAGGAACCCGACGTGGCCCATGTTGATGCCGAGCACCGGAGCGGTGCCCTCGCGCACAAGTTCCGCCGCGCGCAGGATCGTGCCGTCGCCGCCGAGCACGATGGCCAGCTCGATCTCGTCGACGGGCACGTCGTCGACCAGCACCGCGACATCGGCGAGGGCGGGTTCGACGGCCGCCAGGTCGGCACGATCGTCGGCGGCGAGCACCGGTCGGGCGCCGGCCTCGCGCAGCGCGGAGATCACCCGCGAGGCCGCGTGCACCGTGTCGGCGCGTCCCGCGTGGGCCACCACGAGGATGCTGCGATCGGCGTTGGTCATGGACTCCCCGTCAGTCGGTTCACAGTGCTCAACCATTCTGTCGGATTGGCGCCGCGCCCCGGCGCGAGATGCGCGATGTACTCGGCGTTGCCGTGCGTGCCCAGGATCGGGGAGGAGACGATGCCGCACGTGCCGAGGCCCGCATCCCACGCCGCCCACAGCACGCCCGCGACCGCATCCGCGCGCAGCGCCGCGTCGGTGACCAGCCCGCCTTTGACCGCCGTGCGGCCGACTTCGAACTGCGGCTTGATGAGAAGTA
This region includes:
- a CDS encoding pseudouridine synthase, which produces MSDAQNEGQRLQKVLAHAGVASRRVAEQMIVEGRVRVNGVIVTELGSRIDPDNDLVDVDGTAVQLDQSKRYVMLNKPTGIVSTMKDERGRPDLRRFTKDYEERLYNVGRLDAETSGLLVLTNDGELAHVLAHPSFGVTKVYIAKVEGRVTPQTIARLTRGLDLEDGPIAADKARLLDASAQGASVQGSSLVELTLHSGRNRIVRRMMAEVGHPVIDLVRRQFGPLHLGTLPVGRTRELTTVERGALMTLARQGADSDSPSGDQETQ
- the scpB gene encoding SMC-Scp complex subunit ScpB, producing the protein MTADDRLAAPGEAPETSDTPQPPVVTDVARRLEAILLIVDEPQSLVALATAVAAPVPAVRQAIEGLVADYDGLTGGPRRGFELREVGGGWRLYVREEHDALISEFVNAQAPSRLSQAALETLAVIAYKQPVTRSQVASIRAVNVDSVVRTLLARGLITELFADSETGAINYGTTDALLVQLGINSLDELPHISPLLDDGASGFDEEVRR
- a CDS encoding segregation and condensation protein A; its protein translation is MVPSPEADIASPDGGSPTEPEGRFRVSLSNFDGPFDLLLTLITSHELDITEVSLSKVTDEFIAYLRMAESAEELDEASEFLVVAATLLDMKVAGLLPQGELVDAESVALLEARDLLFARLLQYRAFKEVSAWFARCLQREERRHVRAVRLDEKYRRAVPELVWTLSADDFAALAVVAMTPKEIPHVGLDHLHAPLVSIREQAAVVVTLLRDRGAMNFREIVAGVAQTGVVVARFLAVLELYRHAALSFEQIEPLGELTLRWTAERWSDENLATLGADYDR
- a CDS encoding ParA family protein, whose protein sequence is MTRIVDDMAKAGESVAGSKRGATKASDEDTLIGPTGRPYQGFATPPKLEGTGPARIIAMCNQKGGVGKTTSTINLAAALAGYGRKVLAVDFDPQGALSAGLGIQTHDIPTIYDILLDGKRDPRDVIVKASVENLDVIPANIDLSAAEVHLVNEVAREQTLSRALLKVKGDYDVILIDCQPSLGLLTVNALTASHGVIIPLECEFFALRGVAMLIETIDKVRDRLNPTIRLDGVLATMYDPRTLHSREVLERVVEAFGDDVLETVIGRTVKFPDASVSGMPITEFAPEHAAAQAYLRLARELVARGAVA
- a CDS encoding vitamin K epoxide reductase family protein, which gives rise to MTTEQNAAVPTLRPPTGLAIFWIVAAALAWIVSFLLYLEYIGQLTDEAPLITCTFSVVVTCGPNLLSPAGNLLGFTNAIIGITMFLGPIYAGISALAAPAGLRLWYWRVFGLFLLGGFLLVHMFAYRSVFEFGSLCPWCMVVWLATIPLFWFSLGWMLRDGVWGRPRALGATILTWAPLITVVNYAIIAIAAQVRLDVLGSLF
- the xerD gene encoding site-specific tyrosine recombinase XerD; translated protein: MQLDDALDAYLRHVSIERGLSDHTVAAYRRDLASYLEWLGAQGIGQTSEVTPAVVAAYAAERARAEPPVAASTLARLQSSVRGLHRFLVREGIEPDDPSSRLRPPTQPQRLPKALTIDQVERLLEAAGHEGDLIGLRDRALLELLYATGARVSEAVQLDVDDVSHGEVLRLRGKGSKERIVPVGSYARAAVDAYLTRARPELARRGKAGPKLFLGARGAPLSRQSAWLVIQGAAERAQLKAHVSPHTLRHSFATHLLQGGADVRVVQELLGHASVATTQIYTHVSVDALRDVYATSHPRAR
- a CDS encoding NUDIX domain-containing protein yields the protein MTERMPRAASGLRDEPVEAEVVDSELVYEGRVWDVRSDTIRYGDEQIVRQYVDHPGAAAVIAIDEQDRVLLIQQYRHPIRHRDWEVPAGLLDVAGEPPIETAARELAEEADLVAASIEPLVSIFTTPGGNDEIVHLFLARDLSAAPDTHAREQEEADIRLEWVPLADAVAGVLEGRLRNGILAVGVLAAAQRLAGGAAVEPERLAGS
- a CDS encoding CTP synthase is translated as MQTSAAAHSNDTTRHIFVTGGVVSSLGKGLTAASLGNLLTARGLRVVMQKLDPYLNVDPGTMNPFQHGEVFVTDDGAETDLDIGHYERFLDIELSQAANVTTGQIYSQVIAKERRGEYLGDTVQVIPHITDEIKRRMRLQADESPKPDVIITEIGGTVGDIESQPFIESARQIRHELGRGNVFFVHVSLVPFMGASGEQKTKPTQHSVAALRSIGIQPDALVLRSDRPVTDANKRKIALMCDVDEDAVVNAVDVPSIYDIPTMLNGQGLDEYIVRALGLDKANEVDWTRWSKVLQAVHNPKHEVTIGLVGKYIDLPDAYLSVTEALKAGGFAQETKVNVTWIASDQCETPEGAAKALGGIDGIVVPGGFGIRGIEGKIGALKFAREQGIPTLGICLGLQCMVIEYARHVAGIEGASSSEFDPDTTHPVIATMEEQIDILEAGDMGGTMRLGLYPAALAEGSIAAEVYGATTASERHRHRYEVNNRYRDQIADAGLWFSGLNPDLDLVEYIELPRDVHPYYIATQAHPELRSRPTSANPLFRGLVGAAVERHRSSELFDVEND
- the recN gene encoding DNA repair protein RecN — its product is MIEEMRLRDLGVIAEATLPIGPGFTAITGETGAGKTMVVTGLGLLLGQRADVGAVRAGAPQASVDGVWIVPDTGPVADRVREAGGDLEPLGAGRAELLVGRTISGEGRSRASVGGRQAPAGVLADLADELVVVHGQSDQLRLKSAAAQRDALDRFGGDAVAVALARYRTAFEAWRALDRELGELQTDLDARAREAADLRVAIAEVEQAAPVAGEDGELALRAERLSHVEELRLAAATAHGALSGDADVPEAPDASTLIADARRALDRAADRDPALAEFAAQAAEVGYRIADLAAGVAGYLADLDEAGPHELAAVEERRAVLASLVRAHGSLDTALDLLASGSARLMELEDDGDRIERLTREREAATAALDDAAAALTAARTDAAQRLGALVTEELRALALPDARIEVAVTPATPTPAGRDEVTILLAPHPGSSPRPVSKGASGGELSRVMLAIEVVIAGVDAVPTFVFDEVDAGIGGAAAIEVGRRLARLAESAQVIAVTHLAQVAAFATNHLSVVKASDGSVTASDVRRLEGADREAEMARLLSGMPDSDAALTHARELLSIPAHVD
- a CDS encoding NAD kinase, with product MTNADRSILVVAHAGRADTVHAASRVISALREAGARPVLAADDRADLAAVEPALADVAVLVDDVPVDEIELAIVLGGDGTILRAAELVREGTAPVLGINMGHVGFLAEIERDDMDDAVHRVIARDYSVEDRMALHVRVKDADDQAVYETWALNEATVEKASRERMLEVVIEVDGRPLSTFGCDGVVVSTPTGSTAYNFSAGGPVIWPTVEAIAVVPLSAHALFAKPLVVGPDHAVAIELLERTNGTGILWCDGRRSHDLPAGARVSVRRSTRPVRLARLHPAAFTDRLVRKFRLPVEGWRGPSSTNGGVA